The proteins below are encoded in one region of Thermococcus peptonophilus:
- a CDS encoding MFS transporter — protein MENGERGKNGRKVFGISWNVFLLGIVSFLNDMSSEMISPIVPSYLTDVLGEGKLISGSIMGAIESMSSLFKVAFGYVSDRFRKRKTFVFIGYALSTLAKGALAFTRSWWDFLTLRALDRIGKGIRTAPRDALIAESSEKGKSGKSFGFHRMMDTLGAVAGPLVAIGILKLLEGLPVEKAYRYVFLLSAVPGLISLLVILLFVKDRGAEVKKRITGISTLRDRNLQFFLAVVALGALGRYSYAFTLWKAEELGYTVVQGMAFYALFNTIYALSAYPIGLYSDRFGKKRMITAGFAVAALASLAFAYAHNLATLVGAFVLYGLYIAIEDTVPRAYMADLAKDYEKGTIIGAYHTVFGLFVLPASVIAGYLWKTYSLTYSFLFSTAMNLLALVLMFFIRER, from the coding sequence ATGGAAAACGGAGAAAGGGGCAAAAATGGGCGAAAGGTCTTCGGAATAAGCTGGAACGTCTTCCTGCTCGGAATAGTCAGCTTCCTGAACGACATGAGCAGCGAGATGATAAGCCCGATAGTGCCGAGCTACCTCACCGACGTTCTCGGGGAAGGTAAGCTCATTAGCGGTTCAATAATGGGTGCCATAGAGAGCATGAGCTCCCTCTTCAAGGTGGCGTTCGGCTACGTAAGCGACCGCTTTAGGAAAAGGAAGACCTTCGTCTTTATCGGCTATGCACTCTCAACCCTTGCCAAGGGTGCCTTGGCCTTCACCCGCTCTTGGTGGGACTTTCTGACGCTGAGGGCACTTGACAGGATAGGTAAGGGAATAAGAACAGCGCCGAGGGATGCTCTAATAGCCGAGTCAAGCGAGAAGGGTAAATCCGGCAAGTCCTTCGGCTTCCACAGGATGATGGACACGCTTGGGGCCGTTGCTGGTCCGCTCGTCGCCATAGGCATCCTCAAGCTCCTCGAAGGCCTGCCGGTTGAAAAGGCCTACCGCTACGTCTTCCTGCTGTCGGCAGTCCCAGGGCTGATCTCACTCTTAGTTATCCTGCTCTTTGTGAAGGACAGAGGAGCGGAGGTCAAAAAGAGGATAACCGGAATCTCAACGCTCAGGGACAGAAACCTGCAGTTCTTCCTTGCGGTCGTTGCCCTTGGAGCACTTGGGAGGTACAGCTATGCCTTTACCCTCTGGAAGGCTGAGGAGCTTGGTTACACCGTCGTCCAAGGGATGGCCTTCTACGCTCTTTTCAACACAATCTACGCACTCTCGGCATACCCGATAGGCTTATATTCGGACAGGTTCGGGAAGAAAAGGATGATAACCGCTGGCTTTGCCGTTGCAGCCTTAGCTTCACTGGCCTTTGCCTACGCTCATAACTTGGCGACGCTAGTGGGTGCTTTTGTCCTCTACGGCCTTTACATAGCGATTGAGGACACCGTTCCGAGGGCTTACATGGCAGACCTCGCCAAGGACTACGAGAAGGGCACGATAATAGGAGCATACCACACTGTTTTCGGACTCTTCGTGCTTCCCGCCTCGGTGATAGCGGGCTACCTGTGGAAGACCTACTCCCTGACCTACAGCTTCCTATTTTCCACGGCGATGAACCTGCTGGCGCTTGTCCTTATGTTCTTTATCCGCGAACGCTAG
- a CDS encoding nucleoside triphosphate pyrophosphohydrolase family protein: MPVDFWELERIVIEFMDARKWKKYHTLKNLAISAVVELGELFDHFQWLSDEEDP; this comes from the coding sequence ATGCCCGTGGACTTCTGGGAGCTTGAAAGAATAGTTATTGAATTCATGGACGCCAGGAAATGGAAAAAGTACCACACACTAAAAAACCTGGCTATCTCCGCTGTAGTTGAGCTGGGGGAGCTTTTTGACCACTTCCAGTGGCTCAGCGATGAGGAAGATCCTTGA
- a CDS encoding TonB-dependent receptor has translation MGHTIYYNISIQKWYEFTKFINRVCSGIGYQLKEENESLIVFPQKMGVEPLRIKKDGVGFAKTNLIEPEHSIYLLILHSVSSFGSVSVWED, from the coding sequence ATGGGACACACAATTTATTATAATATCTCGATACAAAAATGGTATGAATTCACAAAATTCATAAATAGAGTATGTTCTGGCATTGGCTACCAGCTAAAAGAGGAGAATGAATCCCTCATAGTATTTCCCCAGAAGATGGGTGTCGAACCCCTCAGAATTAAAAAAGACGGAGTGGGCTTCGCAAAGACCAACCTAATCGAACCAGAGCACTCGATATACCTGCTGATTCTTCACTCTGTCTCATCTTTTGGTTCGGTCTCCGTCTGGGAAGATTGA
- a CDS encoding nicotinamidase, whose translation MPKEALIVVDMQRDFMPRGALPVPEGDTIIPKCNEYIRKFKEKGALIVATRDWHPPNHISFKERGGPWPPHCVQNTPGAEFVVDLPEDAVIISKATEPDKEAYSGFEGTNLAEILRENGVEKVYICGVATEYCVKATALDAAKHGFETYLLSDAVKGINPEDEKKALEEMKKAGVKIL comes from the coding sequence ATGCCAAAGGAGGCCCTCATAGTTGTTGATATGCAGCGCGACTTCATGCCCAGGGGAGCGCTCCCAGTACCGGAGGGCGACACCATCATTCCCAAATGCAACGAGTACATCAGAAAGTTCAAAGAGAAGGGTGCCCTTATAGTGGCCACGAGGGACTGGCATCCCCCTAACCACATCAGCTTTAAGGAGAGGGGCGGTCCTTGGCCACCACACTGCGTTCAGAACACCCCCGGAGCGGAGTTTGTTGTAGACCTGCCCGAGGACGCCGTAATAATCTCAAAGGCGACTGAGCCTGATAAGGAGGCCTACTCGGGCTTTGAAGGTACGAACCTCGCGGAAATTCTCAGGGAGAATGGCGTTGAGAAGGTTTACATCTGCGGTGTTGCCACGGAGTACTGTGTGAAAGCGACCGCCCTTGACGCGGCCAAGCACGGCTTTGAGACCTATCTCCTGAGCGATGCCGTTAAGGGCATCAACCCCGAGGACGAGAAGAAGGCTCTTGAAGAGATGAAGAAGGCCGGTGTGAAGATTCTGTGA
- a CDS encoding nucleoside triphosphate pyrophosphohydrolase family protein — protein sequence MAHELGIDLDETVGTKIRKNKASYPLPGD from the coding sequence CTGGCGCATGAGCTTGGAATAGACCTGGATGAGACCGTTGGCACGAAAATCAGAAAGAACAAAGCTAGCTATCCTCTCCCAGGAGACTGA
- a CDS encoding AI-2E family transporter, whose product MKVETAVWAAVIAVILYVSWRVIHPFLEPLFFGLILAYAFYPIHRRLRKFVGNRESAVLISFTFLVLGGTLTFELAMMSLRLAVSFAGSIGDVLNWILTLPLPEDAREFIFNIKAEATTRIADYVSSRAFSIPLYIIQLIVFFLAFYYGLAYSEQIARTIRELLPEEKRELGEEILTSVHKTLSALVRAWLLLNVAKGILMTLGYIVFGVSDIYTAVIAGFLTFAFSFVPLFEGWMIWLAAAIHFALNGMYLHAIGISVYGALLVSPMPDYTIRPMLVARDTELDETLVFIGMVGGTWAMGLKGIIIGPIVLNLLLVLVKEWKKLTESSHRPSSSLQEPSSRPRG is encoded by the coding sequence ATGAAAGTCGAAACTGCAGTTTGGGCGGCTGTCATTGCAGTTATCCTGTACGTATCGTGGAGGGTTATTCATCCCTTTCTCGAGCCGCTTTTCTTTGGGCTTATTCTTGCCTACGCCTTCTATCCCATCCACCGAAGGCTGAGAAAATTTGTGGGGAACCGGGAGTCAGCGGTTCTTATCAGCTTCACGTTCCTCGTTCTCGGTGGAACTTTAACGTTTGAACTGGCCATGATGTCACTCAGGCTTGCAGTATCATTCGCGGGGAGCATAGGGGATGTCCTCAACTGGATTCTAACCCTCCCACTACCAGAGGATGCCAGAGAGTTCATCTTTAACATCAAAGCTGAGGCAACTACAAGAATAGCCGACTACGTCTCAAGCAGGGCATTTTCGATACCGCTGTACATAATTCAGCTCATCGTATTCTTTCTGGCGTTTTATTACGGGCTCGCATATTCAGAGCAGATAGCACGAACCATCAGAGAACTCCTGCCGGAAGAAAAAAGGGAACTAGGCGAGGAAATACTCACAAGCGTCCACAAAACCCTCTCTGCCCTCGTGAGGGCATGGCTCCTCCTGAACGTTGCGAAGGGCATCCTAATGACACTTGGATACATAGTCTTTGGTGTTTCCGACATCTACACTGCTGTCATCGCCGGATTCTTAACGTTCGCGTTTTCATTCGTGCCACTCTTCGAAGGATGGATGATATGGCTGGCGGCGGCCATCCACTTCGCCCTCAATGGGATGTACCTCCATGCAATCGGCATCTCAGTCTACGGTGCCCTTCTGGTCTCCCCGATGCCGGACTACACAATAAGGCCTATGCTCGTCGCCAGGGACACTGAACTGGACGAGACGCTGGTCTTCATTGGAATGGTTGGCGGAACGTGGGCTATGGGGCTCAAAGGCATAATAATCGGCCCAATTGTTCTGAATCTCCTTCTAGTCCTGGTAAAAGAGTGGAAAAAGCTCACAGAATCTTCACACCGGCCTTCTTCATCTCTTCAAGAGCCTTCTTCTCGTCCTCGGGGTTGA
- a CDS encoding asparaginase yields the protein MKILVLGTGGTIASAKTERGYKAALSADDILRIAGIKRRDGVKIETQDILNLDSTLIQPEDWVTIGRAVFKAFDEYDGIIITHGTDTLAYTSSALSFMIRNPPVPVVLTGSMLPITEPNSDAPRNLRTALTFAGKGFPGIYVAFMDKIMLGTRVSKVHSLGLNAFQSINYPDIAYVKGDEVLVRHKPRIGNGEPLFDPELDPNVVHIRLTPGLSPEILRAVARTTDGIVLEGYGAGGIPYRGRNLLEVVSETAREKPVVMTTQALYGGVDLTRYEVGRRALEAGVIPAGDMTKEAALTKLMWALGHTRDLEEIRKIMERNIAGEISRD from the coding sequence ATGAAAATTCTTGTTCTCGGCACAGGGGGCACCATAGCGAGTGCAAAGACTGAGAGGGGATACAAGGCAGCGCTCAGTGCGGACGACATTCTCCGGATTGCAGGAATTAAGAGAAGAGACGGAGTCAAGATAGAAACGCAGGACATCCTGAACCTCGACAGCACCCTCATACAGCCCGAAGACTGGGTAACTATAGGACGGGCGGTTTTTAAGGCCTTTGACGAATACGACGGCATAATAATAACACACGGCACAGACACCCTCGCCTACACTTCCTCTGCTCTGAGCTTTATGATAAGAAACCCGCCGGTGCCCGTCGTTCTAACTGGTTCAATGCTCCCGATAACTGAACCAAACAGCGACGCACCCAGAAACCTCAGAACGGCACTCACCTTTGCAGGGAAGGGATTTCCCGGTATATATGTAGCTTTCATGGACAAGATAATGCTCGGAACGCGCGTTTCCAAGGTTCACTCCCTCGGCCTCAACGCCTTCCAGAGCATCAACTATCCTGACATAGCCTACGTGAAGGGCGACGAAGTCCTAGTTAGGCATAAGCCCAGAATCGGAAATGGCGAGCCATTATTTGACCCGGAGCTTGACCCCAACGTTGTCCACATTAGACTTACTCCGGGGCTTTCACCAGAGATTCTCAGAGCAGTCGCCAGAACCACGGATGGAATCGTCCTCGAAGGCTACGGAGCTGGAGGTATTCCCTACAGGGGCAGAAATCTTCTGGAGGTAGTCTCCGAGACAGCGAGAGAAAAACCGGTTGTCATGACGACGCAGGCTCTTTACGGGGGAGTTGATCTGACGCGCTATGAAGTTGGGAGAAGAGCCCTTGAAGCCGGCGTGATCCCGGCGGGCGACATGACAAAGGAAGCAGCTTTGACAAAGCTCATGTGGGCACTGGGACACACCAGAGATTTGGAAGAAATCAGAAAAATTATGGAACGAAACATCGCAGGCGAGATCAGCAGGGATTAA
- the iorA gene encoding indolepyruvate ferredoxin oxidoreductase subunit alpha, with translation MVVIVEALKNAPSNASLETSAKKERKLLMGNEAIAYGALESGVVFATGYPGTPSTEVVETIARLKPEVFAEWAPNEKVALEEAAGVAYTGLRALVTMKCVGLNVAADPLMSLAYSGVEGGLVILVADDPGPHTSQTEQDDRYYGKISLLPVLEPADPQEAHDLIKYAYELSERYKVPIIFRTTTRVNHTTADVEVGEFIELDRKPVFKKDIERYVRASMEGNRKRHRWLNETLRKIEEEFNSMPFNWVEGEEDARLGIIVEGAPYNYVKEILPKINADFKVLKLSTPHPLPKKLVVEFLKTVEQAIVIEDGAPFLEEEVKIAAYEAGLNMPIYGKRTGHLPPEGELTPSLVRNALLKLIGEESEEYIKPEEVAYAESLAPKRPPVMCPGCPHRGSYRAVLDALRDLKLGRYKVPIHGDIGCYALSLLPPLEAIWTEYVMGASISLANGQSVVMDKKVIATIGDSTFFHNGIQPLIDAVYKNLNVLVMILDNRTTAMTGHQPHPGTGGSETGRKFNEIDIEALVKALGVKYVKTVDPYDLEATREAIKEAMRVEGPAVIIARRECVIPVIRRGEIGEKPIVIGDKCTGCKACILLTGCPALVYDPETRKVKIDELLCTGCGVCNQTCPFDAIKFPSELEKGA, from the coding sequence ATGGTGGTCATCGTGGAGGCTCTAAAGAACGCTCCTTCTAACGCTTCACTCGAGACATCGGCTAAAAAAGAGAGGAAGCTCCTCATGGGAAACGAGGCGATAGCCTACGGCGCACTTGAGAGCGGAGTCGTCTTTGCCACAGGTTATCCTGGAACACCCTCAACTGAAGTTGTCGAGACAATAGCGAGGCTGAAGCCGGAGGTCTTTGCCGAGTGGGCGCCCAACGAGAAAGTGGCATTAGAAGAGGCCGCTGGAGTAGCCTATACCGGCCTTCGGGCACTGGTAACAATGAAGTGTGTTGGCCTCAACGTTGCCGCCGATCCACTCATGAGCCTCGCCTACTCCGGCGTTGAGGGTGGGCTTGTAATCCTCGTCGCAGATGACCCCGGGCCCCATACGAGCCAGACCGAGCAGGACGACAGGTACTACGGCAAGATTTCCCTCCTCCCCGTTCTTGAGCCCGCCGATCCTCAAGAGGCTCACGACCTCATAAAGTACGCCTATGAGCTGAGCGAGAGGTACAAAGTCCCAATAATCTTCCGCACGACAACGAGAGTAAACCACACAACAGCCGACGTTGAGGTCGGAGAGTTCATCGAGCTTGACCGGAAGCCCGTCTTCAAGAAGGACATCGAGCGCTATGTAAGGGCCAGCATGGAGGGCAACAGAAAGAGGCACAGGTGGCTCAACGAGACGCTCAGGAAGATAGAAGAGGAGTTCAACTCCATGCCCTTCAACTGGGTCGAAGGGGAAGAAGACGCCAGACTAGGAATAATCGTTGAGGGAGCTCCATACAACTACGTGAAGGAGATCCTTCCAAAGATAAACGCAGACTTCAAGGTTCTCAAGCTCTCAACGCCGCACCCGCTCCCGAAGAAGCTCGTTGTTGAGTTTCTGAAAACTGTTGAGCAGGCCATAGTAATTGAGGACGGTGCTCCATTCCTTGAGGAAGAAGTGAAGATAGCGGCCTACGAGGCCGGACTAAATATGCCGATCTACGGCAAGAGAACCGGCCACCTCCCGCCTGAGGGCGAGCTAACACCTTCCCTCGTTAGAAACGCCCTTCTCAAGCTCATCGGCGAGGAGAGCGAAGAGTATATCAAGCCCGAAGAGGTTGCCTACGCCGAGAGCTTAGCTCCAAAGAGGCCACCCGTTATGTGCCCCGGCTGCCCACACCGCGGCTCATACAGGGCAGTACTCGACGCCCTCAGAGACCTCAAGCTCGGTCGCTATAAGGTTCCGATTCACGGAGACATAGGTTGCTACGCCCTATCGCTCCTCCCGCCGCTTGAGGCCATCTGGACTGAATACGTAATGGGTGCAAGCATAAGCCTTGCCAACGGCCAGAGCGTCGTCATGGACAAGAAGGTAATCGCCACCATTGGAGATTCAACTTTCTTCCACAACGGAATTCAGCCGCTGATAGATGCCGTCTACAAGAACCTGAACGTTTTAGTTATGATACTCGACAACAGAACAACTGCAATGACCGGCCACCAGCCGCACCCTGGAACCGGCGGAAGCGAGACCGGAAGGAAGTTCAACGAGATCGACATAGAGGCCCTTGTCAAAGCATTGGGAGTTAAATACGTCAAGACCGTTGACCCCTATGACCTCGAGGCAACGAGGGAAGCCATCAAGGAAGCCATGAGGGTTGAAGGCCCGGCTGTGATAATAGCGAGGCGCGAGTGCGTCATTCCTGTGATAAGGCGCGGCGAAATCGGAGAGAAACCGATAGTTATCGGGGACAAATGCACCGGCTGTAAGGCCTGCATACTCCTGACCGGCTGTCCAGCGCTCGTCTATGACCCGGAGACGAGGAAAGTTAAGATAGACGAGCTCCTCTGCACAGGCTGCGGCGTCTGCAACCAGACGTGCCCGTTCGACGCCATAAAGTTCCCGAGCGAGCTGGAGAAGGGGGCTTAA
- a CDS encoding PaaI family thioesterase has protein sequence MEIRTHKLASEKLLGKPVKVGPPEAEVILETTEEMAVDEYGLVHGGFTFGLADYAAMLAVNEPTVVLGKAEVRFLKPVKVGENLLARAEIVEDLGRKKIVKGEVFNEKGEKVFEGTFHCYVLEKHVLEKD, from the coding sequence ATGGAGATAAGGACGCATAAGCTGGCCTCGGAGAAGCTTCTCGGGAAGCCCGTGAAAGTTGGGCCACCCGAAGCTGAGGTCATTCTGGAAACTACTGAGGAGATGGCCGTTGACGAATACGGACTCGTTCACGGCGGCTTCACTTTCGGGCTGGCGGATTACGCGGCCATGCTCGCTGTAAACGAGCCGACAGTTGTTCTCGGAAAAGCAGAAGTTAGGTTCCTCAAGCCCGTGAAAGTCGGGGAGAATCTTCTGGCGAGGGCTGAAATTGTTGAAGACCTCGGCAGGAAGAAAATAGTCAAAGGAGAGGTCTTCAACGAAAAGGGAGAGAAGGTTTTCGAGGGGACGTTCCACTGCTACGTCCTGGAGAAGCACGTGCTGGAGAAAGATTAA
- the snatA gene encoding neutral amino acid NAAT transporter SnatA: MEEVVEFLKYLILLYGGLFAITNPVGAVPVFLSVTHDLSWKERREIASKTAISVVATLVVFALLGQWIFKFFGSSTDAFAIAGGILLFRMALDMLSGKLSSVKISNEETEEFSEEVVTLEEVAIIPLAIPLISGPGAITTVMLYMAKSTTNLQRVAVILTIVLIGITVWFVLCSANRIKARLGRVGIKVMTRMMGLILTSMAVQMIINGIKGAFGL, translated from the coding sequence ATGGAGGAAGTAGTGGAGTTTCTCAAGTACCTGATACTTCTCTACGGCGGCCTATTTGCAATAACAAACCCAGTGGGTGCAGTTCCCGTCTTTCTGAGCGTTACTCATGACCTCTCTTGGAAAGAGCGGAGGGAGATCGCGTCCAAGACTGCTATATCAGTGGTTGCAACGCTCGTGGTCTTCGCCCTCCTTGGACAGTGGATATTCAAGTTCTTCGGGTCGAGCACCGATGCGTTTGCCATAGCCGGTGGGATACTGCTCTTCAGGATGGCCCTTGACATGCTTTCCGGAAAGCTGTCGTCGGTAAAAATCAGCAACGAAGAAACCGAGGAGTTCAGCGAGGAAGTTGTGACTCTTGAGGAAGTGGCAATAATTCCGCTTGCAATACCACTCATCTCCGGTCCTGGAGCGATAACAACTGTGATGCTTTACATGGCCAAGAGCACGACCAACCTTCAGAGGGTCGCAGTTATTCTGACGATAGTCCTAATTGGGATTACGGTCTGGTTTGTCCTCTGCTCCGCCAACAGGATAAAGGCCCGACTTGGACGGGTAGGAATCAAGGTGATGACGAGGATGATGGGTTTGATCTTAACTTCAATGGCTGTCCAGATGATAATCAACGGCATAAAGGGTGCGTTTGGACTTTAG
- a CDS encoding DUF2101 family protein — protein MDFAEFLYSLGEFVESLFSRIKNAVKSFVFPERSQEPPQFRFLSRIVRQDFSVHESLSMLLQLVFLGYLIAGVVVVYLGKFLTLIILSVFYFLVLRFILIRYSDYVLDFEAYRVFYLVVSAIAFVSYTGYVFLRRLSLKPYWYYAYLGVIGFGVILFRYYFKSRYGRDYTYGIVEEVKNDLVRVFVHDDIAANVKPGYYWVPAVPDAELGVVVKLLVEERVFRSARPVRILEVYMDDQSSQTETEPKDETE, from the coding sequence GAGTCTCTTTTTTCCCGGATAAAGAACGCTGTAAAGTCTTTCGTCTTTCCAGAGCGGTCTCAGGAACCACCACAGTTCAGGTTTCTATCCAGAATTGTACGTCAGGATTTTTCGGTCCACGAAAGTCTCAGCATGCTACTTCAGCTAGTATTTTTGGGATATTTAATAGCCGGTGTGGTTGTGGTGTATCTCGGAAAATTCTTGACCTTAATAATTCTCAGTGTTTTCTATTTCTTGGTTTTGAGATTCATCCTCATACGGTACTCAGATTACGTTTTAGATTTTGAAGCTTATCGGGTGTTCTATCTGGTGGTTAGTGCCATAGCCTTTGTTTCGTACACGGGGTATGTATTTTTGAGAAGATTATCCCTGAAACCATACTGGTACTACGCATACCTAGGCGTTATTGGATTTGGAGTTATCCTTTTCCGCTACTACTTTAAGTCCCGATACGGCAGGGACTACACCTACGGCATTGTTGAGGAGGTCAAGAACGATCTGGTTAGAGTCTTTGTTCACGATGACATAGCGGCGAACGTTAAACCCGGCTATTACTGGGTGCCTGCGGTTCCTGATGCCGAGCTGGGGGTCGTTGTGAAGCTTCTTGTGGAGGAGCGGGTATTCCGGAGTGCCAGGCCCGTGAGGATACTAGAAGTCTACATGGATGATCAATCTTCCCAGACGGAGACCGAACCAAAAGATGAGACAGAGTGA
- a CDS encoding DUF2240 family protein, with the protein MHPLEEAIKVKGSPEFTRSELVGILSFRLRRMSPTEAKKAIEEWIEEGLLEEREGKFLVVIEKLEEEKDVGSLLGEMVSYIARSLGWNELEVLEGVKKMRERYGELDDAILAYLFGMEKGVDMSKFRDRLPEL; encoded by the coding sequence ATGCACCCGCTTGAGGAGGCCATCAAGGTTAAAGGTTCCCCCGAGTTCACGAGGAGCGAGTTAGTCGGTATTCTTAGCTTCAGGCTCAGGAGGATGTCACCCACCGAGGCCAAGAAAGCCATCGAAGAATGGATCGAAGAAGGCCTTCTGGAGGAGAGGGAAGGGAAGTTTCTTGTCGTTATTGAAAAGTTGGAAGAAGAGAAAGATGTAGGTTCTCTGCTCGGTGAAATGGTCTCTTATATCGCCCGTTCCCTTGGATGGAACGAGCTTGAGGTTCTGGAAGGCGTTAAAAAGATGCGCGAACGCTATGGGGAGCTCGATGATGCCATTCTTGCCTACCTGTTTGGCATGGAGAAAGGTGTGGATATGTCGAAGTTCAGGGACAGGCTTCCAGAGTTATGA
- a CDS encoding HIT family protein — translation MDCPFCSPKRENLLYEDKLIRIILDGYPANRGHVLVIPRRHVETWEELDEKEKTALIRGVDLSMKTLKKAMNPDGFNVGINLGEAAGQTVPHIHIHVIPRWKGDCNRPRGGVRKAVLDIEDENLTMKERWKKNRLGREEVESLRKALLSLLGEDS, via the coding sequence ATGGACTGTCCATTCTGCAGTCCGAAAAGGGAAAATCTGCTGTACGAAGACAAGCTGATAAGGATAATCCTCGATGGATACCCTGCGAACAGAGGGCACGTGCTTGTCATCCCCAGAAGGCACGTCGAGACGTGGGAAGAGCTGGACGAAAAAGAAAAAACCGCTCTGATAAGGGGCGTTGACCTCTCCATGAAGACCCTAAAAAAGGCCATGAATCCCGATGGCTTCAACGTTGGCATTAACCTCGGAGAAGCAGCCGGTCAGACAGTTCCCCACATCCACATTCATGTTATTCCAAGATGGAAAGGTGACTGCAACAGGCCGAGAGGTGGAGTAAGAAAGGCGGTGTTGGACATCGAGGACGAAAACCTGACCATGAAAGAGCGCTGGAAGAAAAACAGGCTGGGGAGAGAAGAAGTAGAATCCTTAAGGAAAGCCCTTCTCAGTCTCCTGGGAGAGGATAGCTAG
- a CDS encoding PadR family transcriptional regulator, with protein MIKRVLLGFMGIHILHHASKGEVTGSFMMEELKRHGYSVSPGTIYPLLHRMEEMGLLESRWEVKNGKRVRIYRTTPKGEELLKRAKEKVRELCSELLGE; from the coding sequence ATGATAAAGAGGGTTCTCCTCGGCTTCATGGGCATCCATATACTCCACCACGCAAGCAAAGGAGAGGTGACGGGCTCGTTCATGATGGAAGAGCTGAAGAGACACGGGTACAGCGTGAGCCCTGGCACCATCTACCCGCTCCTCCACAGGATGGAAGAGATGGGCCTGCTGGAAAGCCGATGGGAAGTCAAAAACGGAAAGCGCGTCCGAATTTACAGGACGACGCCCAAGGGGGAGGAGCTTCTCAAACGGGCGAAGGAAAAAGTCCGTGAGCTGTGCTCAGAACTCTTGGGGGAGTGA
- a CDS encoding DUF4152 family protein, translated as MRIVAADTGGALLDDAYNPIGLIATVAVLVEKPYRTASLSRAKYADPFNYDMSGRQAIRDEAYLAVELAREVKPDVVHLDSTIGGIEVRKLDEPTIEALGITDRGKEVWKDLSKDLQPLAKKLWEEMGIEIIAIGKWSVPVRIAEIYSGIYTAKWAIEYARKNGKVLVGLPRYMRVDIKPGKIYGESLDPREGGLFGEIEANTKGVSWELYPNPLVRRYMVLEVWKE; from the coding sequence ATGAGGATAGTTGCTGCTGACACTGGTGGTGCACTTCTTGATGATGCATATAACCCCATAGGGCTGATAGCGACCGTCGCCGTGCTCGTTGAAAAGCCCTACAGGACAGCTTCACTGAGCAGGGCCAAGTACGCGGATCCCTTTAACTACGACATGAGCGGGAGGCAGGCCATCAGGGATGAGGCCTATCTGGCCGTTGAACTTGCCAGGGAAGTTAAGCCCGACGTCGTGCACCTTGACTCCACAATTGGTGGAATAGAGGTCAGGAAGCTCGATGAACCAACGATAGAGGCGCTTGGCATAACCGATAGAGGTAAGGAAGTCTGGAAAGACCTATCCAAAGACCTCCAGCCGCTGGCAAAGAAGCTCTGGGAAGAAATGGGCATTGAGATAATCGCCATAGGAAAGTGGAGCGTCCCCGTCAGGATAGCTGAGATATATTCCGGAATATACACTGCCAAGTGGGCAATAGAATACGCCAGAAAGAACGGAAAGGTCTTAGTCGGGCTGCCTAGGTACATGAGAGTCGATATAAAACCCGGGAAGATATACGGCGAGAGCCTAGACCCGAGGGAGGGCGGCCTCTTTGGAGAGATTGAGGCCAATACGAAAGGTGTTAGTTGGGAGCTCTACCCCAACCCGCTCGTGAGGCGGTACATGGTGCTTGAGGTGTGGAAAGAATAG